GAATAGTCGCTAAGAATGTTCCCAATAGTATAAGTACTATTTGCTTGAATCCAACCTTATCTATGGAAACAAACTTTTTAAAATAAGCTCTTAAAAGAGAAGTGCTCAAAACTCCAACAACAAATACGCTCCCAAATAAAAAAAATAAGGCCTGAACATTAGCACCTGCTTTATTCACAGAAGCCACAAACAAGCCTGAAACAAACCAGCCTATAATTTGTACGATCCAAAAAGGATTTTTAATTAAAAATTTAATCATTAATTATTTCTTAGCGAATGAAGTTACAAAACACTAGACTACGGCTAGTTGTTTAAAATTGTTTTTCTGGTTATTGCATAATAAACAACATATCCCCAACTGAGAACGGCGTGTAGCATAGCTTTCGATATGGATTTGTTTTTCTCCCAGGATGCAGCTATAGCAATGAAACTACCCATTAAAAATCCGCTTTTTAGAATAAAATTAATGAATACTCTTAAACTAGCCCCCACTCTTTTACCGGTGTTATAGGCATCTATATTTCCTATCTCCCGATGTCCTGATTCATGTGCGACAAAACTTACCACACCAACCACAGCAATAAAAAGAGCGATACCAATTAAGGTATACACTACGTATTTTAGATTTTTATTCTGTGTTTGTGTTTTTTTATTCATTCCCGATATATTCTAAAGTGTAACGTGAATTTACACCCTGTTTTTTTTAAAAAATAGCAATTATTAAAGCAATATAAGATTAATAACTATTTCTATAATGTATTTTACTAAAGAGATCATACTATAGGTTTTAAAGGTTATGGTATTTCTATACCTTAAAAATAAATCTATTTAAGGGGCTATCTAAATGAATTATGGCAAACGGTAAATTAGAATAAGTGAACGGTATACTATTTACAAATTGTTATAAATGCGGTAGGTATCCACCATAAGTTTACGCCAAAAGCTACGGTTGTAATCTCATAGCCTTCACTTGATTTTTGATTTACTAATCGTTCTACATCTATTCTAAGTTGTTCCGTAGACCAGGCCGAATACATTTTTATAATGCTATAATTTTTCATTTGATTTTATGGTATTTAAAATTAATAATTAGTAGCCTAAATTATAGATTAGTTGTCCCAGCATATATCCTAATTTATAGAGCACAAAACCGCCAATAATAGTTGTAAAAATTAAAATCTTCACGATCCCTTTTTGTTTAATACTAGTACTCGTAATGGAAACTTTCATAAGGGTGTATTTTTATGGTTGTTATTATTATCTGATATAAATTTACACTGATTATCAGTCATTTGAAACTACATTATGACTAACGGTAAATTCTTAACAGCGAACGGAAATTAGCACTAACTAATTAAAAATGCAATGACATGCTTAGGATACAGCACATAAAAAAGGAAGCCATTGGGCTCCCTTTTTTTAGCTATTTTTGATTGATTGATTGATTGATTGATTGATGTTTTGTTTTGTTTTTTATTATTTCAATAGTGCTAAAGCTGCTGTTGCTCCAGATAGTTCAGCATATTTTAACGCTGTAAATCCTAGTTTTGAAACTGCTTCTTTGTCTGCGCCATTGTCCAATAGCAATTTGATCATGTCTACATTATTATAACGTGCCGCATACATTAATGGGGTCATTCCGTTTACTTTGGTTTTAACTTCTATATCGGCTCCAAATTCAATAAACTTCTGTACTGTACTCACATCGCTCTGTGCAACAGCGATACTTAAAGGAGCTACATTTTTGATGCTCGTAGTTTCTACTTTTGCGCTTTTGTCAGTAGGATTTACGTTTGCATTTGCAACACTTGATAAAGTCATAGTAGCAATAATTCCGAAGGTGTACACTAAATTTTTCATAAGATGATTATTTTTAAGATTGATGATTTGTTTTCTATTATGAAGTAAAGATATAGTGATTATCAAGTATTTAAAACTACTTTATGACCAACGGTAGTTTTTCAAGAGCGAACGGGCATTACCTAAACCTGAATCGGTTTACGCTATTCCTATAGAAAGTAATAGACATAAAAAAAGGAGCCATTGGGCTCCCTTTTTTATGATTGATTGATGTTTTGTTCCGTATTATTTCAATAAGGCTGAAGCTGCTGTTGCTCCAGATAGTTCTGCATATTTTAAGGCTGTAAATCCTAGTTTAGAAACCGCTTCTTTATCTGCACCGTTATCTTGCAATAACTTAATCATGTCTACATTATTATAACGTGCCGCATACATTAAGGGTGTCATTCCGTTTACTTTGGTTTTAACTTCTATGTCTGCTCCGAACTGTATAAATTTCTTAACCGTATTTAAATCGCTTTTAGCAACTGCG
This genomic stretch from Cellulophaga algicola DSM 14237 harbors:
- a CDS encoding ankyrin repeat domain-containing protein, whose protein sequence is MKNLVYTFGIIATMTLSSVANANVNPTDKSAKVETTSIKNVAPLSIAVAQSDVSTVQKFIEFGADIEVKTKVNGMTPLMYAARYNNVDMIKLLLDNGADKEAVSKLGFTALKYAELSGATAALALLK
- a CDS encoding ankyrin repeat domain-containing protein, producing MKNLVYTFGIIATMTLSSVANANVNPTDKSAKVETTSIKNVAPLSIAVAKSDLNTVKKFIQFGADIEVKTKVNGMTPLMYAARYNNVDMIKLLQDNGADKEAVSKLGFTALKYAELSGATAASALLK